AGGTTACGTTACAATTGCCCAACGGTAACACTTGGATTATTTCCGCTGAAGATAATCAAGCCAATACTCCCTACATTCAGGAAGCCGAGCTAAACGGACAAACCTACATCAAAAACTATCTCACGCACGAAGCTATTCTGCAAGGTGGAACCCTAGAGCTAACCATGAGCGATACGCCTAACCGATCCCGAGGCACTCAACCCGAAGATGCTCCTTACTCTATGTCTACTGACTCTGAATTATCTACAGGTAAAAATTAGCATCTTTTCCCTGTCTAATTTCGCATCACCGGACAAGTGATAGCACATTCCGGTGTTTCTTGCTTAGTAGCCCAGTATTATTCTCCTTTAAGGTTACCCTGTATGAGGTGGTTCAATAAATCCAGACAAATTTTTAAGAACGAACGCACACTACATCCGGGTTTATTAACACATCTCAGTATGCTAGCGGAGTTGGCTAAGCTGGAGGAAGCACTGTCTACGGTGACTGACACTTTATCGGAGTAGTTACATTAGTGCCGGATGAGGCTCTGCGCCCGGCGAATTCCGGCATCTCCCCTTTAAAATGAAGGAGCCCCCGGCATTTGCTATCGCTCAGCTGGGAAGAACGTATTGGATTATTTCTTCTTATCAATAACGCCAGCTAGTCAAATCAGCACCGGAAGGGGCGCTCTCTTTGATTCGGTCGAGGATTTTGGGGACATACATGGTGTTGTATCGGAGGCGGGAGATGGCGTTAGGCTGTTCGGGGTCGCCATTCCAGCAGTGTTCGGCACCGTCGCCGTAGGCTACTTCACCATCGTAGTGGGGGTTTTCGGTGTTTACCAGAAACTCTTCCATCAGCATCACGGCATTGTTGAGATAATAATTATCCATATCTCCGCAGTAGATGTGAATCTTTCCTTGCAATTCGGGGCCGAGTTTGCTCCAGTCTCGTTCCAGAATGTGGCGCAGATCGTAATTCTCCCGCCAGTAAGCCGCTACGGTGGGGTCAATGGTGCCGGTCTTTTTATTCCAAATGGGCTTAGGATAACCATTCTCACTCGCCGGGGAATACACCGCCTGCCAAATGTCCCACTGCTGTCCTGAACGACTGTTGGTTCCCAACGCCAGTTCGCGGTGGTTCATATCTTCCAGTGTAGAGCTTACGTGTCCCAAGTAATCTCGCTTACCAGGGCGAGGGGTCTTTTTGTATTTGCTGGGTAGATAGTAGGCGTTGGTATCCTGATAAATATCCACTACCGTATATGCTCTAAAGTCAATCGGATCAGGACAGGCCGCAAAACAGCCGTTATATTCTTCAGGATACAGTACTTGAGCGGCTAAGGCTTCCCACCCGCCGGTAGAACCGCCGTACAGAAAACGCGCCCAGCCCTCGCCAATTCCGCGGAACTGCTCCTCGATGTAGGGAATCAGCTCGTGCGTAATCGCATCACCGTAAGGACCGAGGTTGGCCGAGTTTACCGCATAGGAATCATCGTAGTACGGGTTCTGGTGCTGAATCTCAATAATAATCATCCGAGGGAAATCTGGCTCCGTCCAGGTCTGATAAAAATTATGAGCTTCCTGCTGCTGAATGCGGTTGTAACCTTCCATCTGAAAACGCTCGCTATAGTCCGGCACCAAATCCGGGTCAGGTGGGTCTTCCCGAAAACCCCGAAAGGTATAGGGGAAATGTCCGTGGAAAATACATATCGGGTACTTGGCTTCAGGATGCTCGTCAAAGCCTTCGGGCAACAGTACATTAGCTCCCAAATACATGGGTCGCCCCCAAAACTCCGTGAGCAAATCGCTCTGCATGGTCACATGCTTGATATACTTCGTATCTTCCGGCTTCTCAATTGGTGGTATTTCCTGGTCTAGCGTGATATAGAAAGTTTCATCATTTTCAGGATCAAAGGTAATCTTCTGTGGGGTGCTATATAGGTTGCCGGGCGATCGGTTCCAGACCTGCCCTTCGCCCTGATCCATCGGTAGCTTAACGGTGTGGCCACTTGCCAGATTGAAAGTTTCATACTTATGTAACAGAGCTTGCACGTAGTATTCCCCCGCCGGAATATTCGCCATACTTTCTAGCGGATAGCCAAAGACTGTATCACTAAAATAGGTCTCTTTACCCGGTTTTAATTCGTTGACATCAATTCCGTATGCCAACTGAGTATTCGGTCCATCATTCACCTGAAAGCGGGGCTCATCTTCGGTGTTATCTGATATTAAAAGTAGTAACCGTCCGTCGAGTGGTTCTTCGCTGAGAGATTCAGAGAATGAGACGGCAAATCGCCCTTCATCGCCACAAGAAGAAAGAAAGAAAAGCAAAGCGATGCATACACTGAGGTGGGTTAAGGAATACTTCATAAAATAGGTAGTGATTGTAGATAGTGCGACATTGCATACTTAAAGACGCCAGAATTAATGAGCTATGTTACGCTATTTTTCTCACAAACTCGAGGGTTAGTAAGCAAAAACCATCTTTTTAAACCAGTTGTAGACTAACTGGGCAGGACTTCTTGCCAGCGATTGGTTTCGGCAAAGGTTTTAATCGCCTCGTTGCGGGTAAACAATAGCTCAGTTAGGTGTTTTTTCAGTACAGTAGCGTTTGCCAAACGACCGAGTACTCCTAGCGGAGAAACAAAGCGAAACTTATCGATCA
This region of Tunicatimonas pelagia genomic DNA includes:
- a CDS encoding alpha/beta hydrolase-fold protein: MKYSLTHLSVCIALLFFLSSCGDEGRFAVSFSESLSEEPLDGRLLLLISDNTEDEPRFQVNDGPNTQLAYGIDVNELKPGKETYFSDTVFGYPLESMANIPAGEYYVQALLHKYETFNLASGHTVKLPMDQGEGQVWNRSPGNLYSTPQKITFDPENDETFYITLDQEIPPIEKPEDTKYIKHVTMQSDLLTEFWGRPMYLGANVLLPEGFDEHPEAKYPICIFHGHFPYTFRGFREDPPDPDLVPDYSERFQMEGYNRIQQQEAHNFYQTWTEPDFPRMIIIEIQHQNPYYDDSYAVNSANLGPYGDAITHELIPYIEEQFRGIGEGWARFLYGGSTGGWEALAAQVLYPEEYNGCFAACPDPIDFRAYTVVDIYQDTNAYYLPSKYKKTPRPGKRDYLGHVSSTLEDMNHRELALGTNSRSGQQWDIWQAVYSPASENGYPKPIWNKKTGTIDPTVAAYWRENYDLRHILERDWSKLGPELQGKIHIYCGDMDNYYLNNAVMLMEEFLVNTENPHYDGEVAYGDGAEHCWNGDPEQPNAISRLRYNTMYVPKILDRIKESAPSGADLTSWRY